The Methanolacinia petrolearia DSM 11571 genome has a segment encoding these proteins:
- a CDS encoding endonuclease dU, giving the protein MKTLKPGVRVLGIAESFVQGAKKSVLAGVVMRRDMVIDGTAFGFSTIGGTDATDAVLNIFASLQRKDINYIMLSGCVISWFNIIDPGRVYSELKIPVIGVTYEDSEGLADDIMHHFPGDKERLSAYEKLGTREKVILKTGYDVYLRSWGVDNDEACFVCDSFTKEGRIPEPLRVAGIVARAAMRSMVQ; this is encoded by the coding sequence ATGAAAACTCTGAAACCAGGGGTCCGTGTTCTCGGTATTGCGGAAAGCTTTGTTCAGGGCGCAAAAAAATCCGTCCTGGCAGGTGTTGTGATGAGAAGAGACATGGTAATCGACGGAACGGCTTTCGGGTTTTCGACTATAGGGGGGACGGATGCGACGGATGCGGTGCTGAATATTTTTGCCTCCCTTCAGAGAAAGGATATCAATTACATAATGCTCTCGGGGTGCGTAATCTCGTGGTTCAATATAATCGATCCCGGAAGAGTTTACTCGGAGTTAAAAATCCCGGTTATCGGGGTGACATATGAGGACTCCGAAGGGCTGGCGGATGACATCATGCATCATTTCCCCGGCGATAAAGAGAGATTGTCTGCATATGAAAAACTGGGGACAAGGGAGAAGGTTATCCTGAAGACGGGGTATGATGTCTATCTTCGTTCATGGGGCGTGGATAATGATGAAGCCTGTTTTGTATGCGATTCATTTACAAAAGAAGGGAGAATTCCTGAGCCGCTGAGGGTTGCGGGGATCGTTGCCCGTGCTGCTATGAGATCGATGGTTCAGTGA
- the aglJ gene encoding S-layer glycoprotein N-glycosyltransferase AglJ: MDINKDEVCIFIPTLNEAPTIGELVRSFKEMGYRNILVLDGNSSDNTAGIAEEEGASVFLQKRGKGKGNAIIEALDYISQPYVLMLDGDGTYLPEDAEKMLEPLFEGYDHVIGNRLDTFEPGALSRFNHFGNQIINYLFKVAHGTYLNDILSGYRAFTLKSMKNLNLKESGFEIETEISAESVRNEQKIKVVDVIYKKRPGTETKLRPMRDGGKIIAAVWRLAKISNPIFYFGVIGLFIVLIGIILGVFVSIDWVKGITHTELTILTVLLILIGFQIFMFGVIADMLVSFNRELRMEIQKLRPPNPPR; this comes from the coding sequence ATGGATATAAACAAGGATGAAGTCTGTATTTTCATCCCGACCCTAAATGAAGCCCCTACAATAGGAGAACTCGTCCGCTCTTTTAAGGAGATGGGTTATAGAAATATTCTTGTCCTCGACGGAAACAGCAGCGACAATACCGCCGGGATCGCAGAAGAGGAAGGTGCATCGGTATTTCTTCAGAAAAGAGGCAAAGGCAAGGGAAATGCAATAATTGAGGCTTTGGATTATATCAGTCAGCCCTACGTCCTCATGCTCGACGGTGACGGGACCTATCTCCCGGAAGACGCCGAGAAGATGCTCGAACCGCTCTTCGAGGGATACGACCATGTAATCGGAAACCGCCTCGACACCTTTGAACCGGGTGCACTGAGCAGGTTCAACCATTTCGGGAACCAGATCATCAATTACCTGTTCAAGGTTGCCCACGGCACTTACCTGAACGATATCCTGTCGGGATACCGGGCATTCACCCTCAAATCGATGAAAAATCTCAACCTGAAGGAAAGCGGTTTCGAGATAGAAACCGAAATCTCTGCCGAGAGCGTGAGAAACGAACAAAAAATTAAGGTAGTAGATGTTATCTACAAAAAACGGCCGGGCACTGAGACAAAATTAAGGCCTATGAGAGACGGGGGAAAGATCATCGCGGCCGTATGGCGACTCGCCAAGATCAGCAACCCGATATTCTATTTCGGCGTTATAGGTCTCTTCATTGTATTGATTGGAATTATCCTGGGCGTATTCGTTTCGATAGACTGGGTAAAAGGCATAACACATACCGAACTGACGATACTCACGGTTCTCCTGATTTTGATAGGATTCCAGATCTTCATGTTCGGGGTCATAGCCGACATGCTCGTCTCATTCAACAGGGAATTAAGGATGGAGATTCAGAAGCTCCGTCCTCCGAACCCTCCGAGATAA
- a CDS encoding aldolase, whose product MQNKEFELTGRRLFNEGLVAGNFGNMSVRVRGGFLITSSGSFLDEEESLKFVTMDGVPEDGASSEWRVHYRAYLACDDAEAIVHAHPPLSVAASLVYDEIIPEDSEGKMLCPVIPVVDGEPGTDELAENVAKALVSNPVVVAKGHGTFAKGKDLKEAYLLTSTAEHCCKILYYLGGFGGRSF is encoded by the coding sequence ATGCAGAATAAAGAATTTGAACTGACTGGCAGGCGCCTTTTTAATGAGGGCCTTGTTGCGGGCAATTTCGGGAATATGAGTGTCCGGGTCCGGGGCGGGTTTCTTATAACTTCCAGCGGGTCGTTCCTTGATGAAGAAGAAAGCCTGAAGTTCGTTACGATGGACGGGGTTCCCGAAGATGGTGCTTCAAGCGAGTGGAGGGTCCACTACAGGGCATACCTGGCCTGTGATGATGCGGAGGCGATCGTTCATGCCCACCCTCCGCTCTCCGTAGCCGCATCGCTTGTATACGATGAAATAATTCCGGAGGACAGTGAAGGGAAGATGCTCTGTCCGGTTATACCTGTGGTCGACGGTGAACCCGGAACAGATGAGCTGGCGGAGAATGTTGCGAAAGCTCTGGTCTCGAATCCCGTAGTCGTTGCAAAGGGCCACGGGACGTTTGCAAAAGGCAAAGACCTGAAGGAGGCCTACCTTCTTACATCGACTGCAGAACACTGCTGCAAAATATTATATTATCTCGGAGGGTTCGGAGGACGGAGCTTCTGA
- a CDS encoding endonuclease III domain-containing protein — protein MKRIISCLQDIYGDAGWWPGDADQVMIGAILTQQTRWENVEKALSNLESVGIKTLDDVLAADDEIVMENIRCTGYYRMKTGRLKELSSFVAGKGGVDALYDVPVDELRRDLLGVKGVGAETADSILCYALNMPSYVIDSYTERISGCAGITAKKDRLKDLFEKILPCSVEKYQTCHGWFVEYAKEFCIKKRCDECRIKNLN, from the coding sequence TTGAAACGGATAATTTCCTGTCTTCAGGATATTTACGGTGATGCCGGATGGTGGCCCGGGGATGCCGATCAGGTGATGATCGGTGCAATACTGACCCAGCAGACCCGGTGGGAGAATGTTGAAAAGGCCCTTTCAAATCTCGAATCTGTAGGAATAAAAACGCTTGACGATGTGCTTGCCGCCGACGATGAGATCGTCATGGAGAATATACGCTGTACCGGCTACTACAGGATGAAGACCGGACGCCTGAAAGAGCTGTCTTCTTTTGTGGCGGGAAAAGGAGGTGTCGATGCATTATATGATGTTCCGGTTGATGAACTTAGAAGAGATCTGCTGGGCGTGAAAGGAGTCGGTGCGGAAACTGCCGACAGTATCCTGTGTTATGCGCTGAACATGCCGAGTTATGTGATCGATTCCTATACGGAGAGGATATCCGGGTGTGCCGGGATTACAGCTAAAAAAGACCGGCTTAAGGATCTGTTCGAAAAAATTCTCCCCTGTTCGGTGGAAAAATACCAGACCTGCCACGGCTGGTTTGTGGAATATGCAAAGGAATTTTGTATAAAAAAGAGGTGTGATGAATGCAGAATAAAGAATTTGAACTGA
- the trxA gene encoding thioredoxin yields MSKPVLIDFYADWCGPCKMQSPILDQLKDKMGDSIEIKKVDVDENMDLAMKYGIQVVPTLVIEKSGKIEHRLEGVTPAETLESLLKPLL; encoded by the coding sequence ATGTCAAAACCTGTTTTAATTGATTTTTATGCGGACTGGTGCGGGCCGTGCAAGATGCAGTCCCCCATCCTTGATCAGCTGAAGGATAAGATGGGCGATTCGATCGAGATCAAGAAGGTCGATGTTGATGAGAATATGGACCTCGCTATGAAATACGGTATCCAGGTAGTGCCCACACTCGTTATAGAGAAGTCGGGAAAGATCGAGCACCGTCTTGAAGGCGTGACTCCTGCAGAGACACTTGAAAGCCTGTTAAAACCTCTTCTCTAA
- a CDS encoding preprotein translocase subunit SecD: MAEEKSTLGKIFTDWQVLIVLVLVILSVLSIYAIPPALDKGISGNLQLGLDLVGGSWIQLSFKSEVIGYESDMSQSDFITQLSEKLDADVIPVTSSSVEIREYYTKEELESVLAGMGAKLVTYEQGISKETADTVKGILEDKVNTLGTKDVQINTLTGANDVTKYVRVELAGTDINTAQEIVSSQGKFEIRIVTSGNETERVLSGDAVTSVSTPSQRNNYWGVGFTLSAEGAEALRDACIQYGAVTDPDSHNLVMLLDGEQVYSAPLSSDLAAKLSKGPVNDLSASTGYGEEGYNDAEVLEIHLRAGALPVDVEIAGSSSVTAERGEFIQIVCIAAAILGLLAVAFMVYYRYREPSIVVPMILVNLSEIIILLGIARYIQQLDLASIAGLIAVIGTGIDQLVVITDEVLHEGRVPSPSLYLKRFKRALGIITVSASTTIFAMLPLALMDLSTLKGFAIITILGVLIGVIFTRPAYGKIIMAILSKKPAK; encoded by the coding sequence ATGGCCGAAGAAAAGAGCACACTGGGGAAGATATTCACCGACTGGCAGGTTCTCATAGTGCTGGTTCTGGTAATACTCTCGGTTTTGAGCATATATGCAATTCCGCCTGCACTCGATAAAGGTATAAGCGGAAATCTCCAGCTTGGTCTGGACCTTGTCGGCGGATCATGGATCCAGTTATCCTTCAAGTCGGAGGTCATCGGCTATGAATCGGATATGTCCCAGTCCGACTTTATCACGCAACTGTCCGAAAAACTCGATGCAGATGTAATCCCTGTTACTTCCAGTTCGGTAGAGATAAGGGAATATTATACGAAGGAGGAACTTGAAAGCGTCCTTGCCGGAATGGGTGCCAAACTGGTAACTTACGAGCAGGGAATATCCAAAGAAACCGCAGATACGGTAAAGGGCATCCTTGAAGACAAAGTCAATACGCTTGGCACAAAGGACGTCCAGATAAATACGCTTACCGGCGCGAACGATGTCACAAAATACGTCCGCGTGGAGCTTGCCGGAACCGATATCAATACCGCACAGGAGATCGTCAGTTCGCAGGGTAAATTCGAGATCAGGATCGTAACATCCGGAAATGAAACAGAACGTGTCCTCTCCGGAGATGCGGTTACAAGTGTCAGTACACCTTCCCAGCGTAACAATTACTGGGGTGTCGGCTTCACCCTGAGCGCCGAAGGTGCCGAAGCATTGCGTGATGCATGTATACAATACGGAGCCGTAACCGATCCGGATTCACATAATCTTGTCATGCTCCTTGACGGGGAACAGGTATACAGTGCACCTCTTTCATCCGATCTTGCGGCGAAGCTCTCAAAGGGTCCGGTAAATGATCTCAGTGCATCAACAGGCTACGGCGAGGAAGGATACAATGACGCAGAGGTTCTCGAGATCCATCTTCGTGCAGGAGCTCTTCCTGTAGATGTCGAGATCGCAGGTTCGAGCAGTGTTACCGCAGAACGTGGCGAATTTATTCAAATCGTATGTATTGCGGCTGCGATACTCGGACTTCTGGCCGTTGCGTTCATGGTCTATTACAGGTACAGGGAACCGTCCATTGTGGTTCCGATGATACTTGTCAATCTCTCCGAGATTATAATTCTTCTCGGAATAGCCAGGTATATCCAGCAGCTCGATCTTGCAAGTATAGCCGGACTTATTGCCGTTATCGGTACCGGAATCGATCAACTCGTCGTAATAACCGATGAAGTTCTTCATGAGGGGCGTGTGCCGTCTCCGAGTCTTTATCTAAAGAGATTCAAGCGCGCCCTTGGGATAATAACCGTCTCGGCATCCACGACTATATTTGCAATGCTGCCGCTTGCACTCATGGATCTGTCGACTCTCAAGGGATTTGCCATAATAACCATTCTCGGAGTATTAATCGGGGTAATCTTTACCCGTCCGGCATATGGTAAGATTATCATGGCAATTCTTTCAAAGAAGCCGGCCAAATAA
- a CDS encoding protein translocase subunit SecF → MGKFTYDINRYEPKQMVALPLCLLILSVIFLAFNTVSTGMPVEPGIDFAGGVAVTLSTSDSVDVIEDYFADYPLKISESDVAAGYLVFNYLEGDSFKDLTEHITARYPDATIYQMGETFGKTLQSQAIWALLFAFVLMAIVVFVAFRIFIPSVAVVLSAFSDIVITAAFMDVFGLTLSLGTTAALLMLIGYSVDSDVLLTTRLLKRQGKVDEKFRGAFRTGIIMTTTTLAAVVVMFIVFSLGQVTLIRDISAVLIIGLIIDMMNTWMLNAGLLKWYVKKGGK, encoded by the coding sequence ATGGGTAAATTTACCTATGATATTAACAGATACGAACCAAAGCAGATGGTTGCATTACCGCTCTGTCTATTGATCCTGTCTGTAATCTTTCTTGCGTTCAATACCGTCTCGACGGGGATGCCGGTTGAACCTGGAATAGATTTCGCAGGCGGAGTTGCGGTTACACTGTCAACATCTGATTCGGTCGACGTAATAGAGGATTATTTTGCAGATTATCCTCTCAAAATTTCAGAAAGTGATGTTGCCGCCGGATATCTGGTCTTTAATTATCTCGAAGGCGACAGCTTCAAAGACTTAACCGAGCATATAACTGCGAGGTACCCCGACGCTACAATATACCAGATGGGAGAGACCTTCGGAAAGACGCTCCAGTCACAGGCTATCTGGGCGCTCCTCTTCGCCTTTGTACTGATGGCGATTGTAGTCTTTGTCGCCTTCAGGATATTCATCCCCTCGGTAGCTGTCGTTCTTTCGGCATTCTCGGATATTGTAATAACCGCCGCCTTCATGGATGTATTCGGCCTCACTCTTTCGCTGGGGACAACTGCGGCACTGCTGATGCTCATCGGTTATTCAGTCGACAGCGACGTACTTCTCACTACCCGTCTTCTGAAGAGGCAGGGCAAGGTCGACGAGAAATTCAGGGGTGCTTTCAGGACAGGTATCATCATGACGACGACGACGCTTGCAGCGGTAGTCGTTATGTTTATCGTGTTCTCCCTGGGTCAGGTCACACTGATAAGGGACATCTCGGCTGTTCTGATTATCGGCCTTATTATCGATATGATGAATACCTGGATGCTGAATGCAGGATTGTTGAAATGGTATGTTAAGAAGGGTGGTAAATAA
- a CDS encoding DUF2551 domain-containing protein, whose protein sequence is MRSAADLKREIEMRLRNYLSRDKNGIRRELLKIFVRAKSLTVAETHKKLMEKFSVTVQSVASMVGTIASRIGIFHIIKEKDNDQTRYELKEQYADLVARLVVPA, encoded by the coding sequence ATGAGATCAGCGGCTGATCTAAAAAGAGAGATTGAAATGCGTCTCAGGAATTACCTTTCGAGAGACAAAAACGGCATCCGCCGTGAGCTGCTGAAGATTTTCGTCAGGGCGAAATCCCTGACAGTGGCCGAGACGCATAAAAAGTTAATGGAAAAGTTCTCCGTTACGGTCCAGTCTGTTGCATCGATGGTAGGAACCATTGCTTCAAGAATCGGCATCTTTCATATAATCAAGGAAAAAGACAACGACCAGACACGCTATGAGTTAAAGGAGCAGTATGCAGATTTGGTCGCGCGGCTGGTAGTACCGGCATAG
- a CDS encoding archease, whose protein sequence is MPFQELNHTADYLYRCSGDTIEELFTSAAMAMFSLMFDEREEDSVKIGIKLEAGDSETLLYDLLSELLFLSEVERVVFSGIDITIHDHSLEAVASGEKFDMERHRGGTEIKGVSRYGTEIRQEDGKFLVEIIFDV, encoded by the coding sequence ATGCCATTTCAAGAACTGAACCATACGGCAGATTACCTCTACAGGTGCTCGGGAGACACCATAGAGGAACTGTTCACATCGGCTGCAATGGCAATGTTCTCTCTCATGTTCGACGAAAGAGAGGAAGATTCGGTAAAGATCGGGATAAAACTCGAGGCAGGGGATTCTGAAACCCTGCTCTATGATCTTTTGTCAGAACTGCTGTTTTTGTCTGAAGTAGAAAGGGTTGTTTTCTCAGGCATAGATATTACTATACACGATCATTCCCTTGAGGCTGTAGCTTCCGGGGAGAAATTCGATATGGAGAGACACCGGGGCGGAACGGAGATCAAGGGTGTCTCCAGGTACGGGACGGAGATCAGGCAGGAAGACGGAAAATTCCTGGTGGAAATAATATTCGATGTATAA
- a CDS encoding RtcB family protein — MLEGLNKISDIEWEVRKGYVDDMAVPGRIFLSEGLGENLEDGAVKQLANVATLPGIVKYSLGMPDIHWGYGFPIGGVGAFDVENGIISPGGVGFDINCGVRLITTPLKKDEFSGIKRLINTLFSTVPTGVGNVAPKKFSDSELEDIMREGASWAVKEGYGMPDDVKSCEESGMMKEASTEHVSTKARQRGRPQCGTLGSGNHFLEVQYAAEIMDDEAAKAFGIEKDQICFMIHCGSRGLGHQVCTDHLGTIENATKKYGIKIPDRQLACAPVKSPEGEAYFGAMAASANYAWANRQMITHMVREVIERDFGVDYNEMKLVYDVTHNVAKIETHVVDGKKMELCVHRKGATRAFGPGSPEIPKDLSAIGQPVIIPGSMGTSSYLLKGTQTAMEKTFGSTCHGAGRLASRSSAKKSHSGADIRQDLLDRGIFVRATSNKVIAEEAPEVYKPSSEVVDIVHRAGLSMKVARLEPIGVIKG, encoded by the coding sequence ATGCTCGAAGGACTGAATAAAATATCCGATATCGAATGGGAGGTCCGAAAAGGTTACGTGGACGATATGGCGGTGCCGGGAAGGATCTTTTTATCGGAGGGCCTCGGGGAAAACCTCGAGGATGGCGCGGTAAAACAGCTCGCCAATGTCGCGACCCTTCCGGGAATAGTAAAATATTCACTTGGAATGCCCGACATTCACTGGGGCTACGGGTTCCCGATAGGCGGTGTCGGGGCATTCGATGTCGAGAACGGAATTATATCTCCCGGCGGTGTAGGCTTCGATATAAACTGCGGCGTCAGGCTGATCACGACACCCCTGAAAAAGGATGAATTTTCCGGGATCAAGAGACTGATCAATACATTGTTCTCGACCGTTCCAACTGGTGTCGGGAATGTGGCCCCGAAAAAATTCTCGGACAGCGAACTCGAGGACATCATGAGGGAGGGTGCGTCATGGGCGGTGAAAGAGGGATACGGAATGCCCGACGACGTGAAATCCTGCGAAGAGTCCGGGATGATGAAGGAGGCCAGCACCGAGCATGTCAGCACAAAGGCGAGACAGCGCGGCAGACCCCAGTGCGGGACACTCGGATCGGGCAACCACTTCCTCGAAGTCCAGTACGCGGCAGAGATCATGGATGACGAAGCCGCAAAAGCATTCGGGATCGAAAAGGACCAGATATGTTTCATGATCCACTGCGGTTCAAGAGGGCTCGGGCACCAGGTCTGCACGGATCATCTCGGGACCATCGAGAACGCGACGAAGAAATACGGGATAAAGATTCCCGACCGGCAGCTCGCATGTGCACCGGTGAAGAGCCCGGAGGGAGAGGCGTACTTCGGGGCGATGGCAGCCTCGGCAAATTATGCGTGGGCCAACAGGCAGATGATCACCCACATGGTGAGGGAGGTCATCGAAAGGGACTTCGGCGTGGACTACAACGAGATGAAACTTGTCTATGACGTAACCCATAACGTGGCCAAGATCGAAACTCATGTTGTCGACGGAAAAAAGATGGAGCTATGTGTCCACCGCAAGGGCGCCACGCGTGCATTCGGCCCGGGTTCACCTGAAATACCCAAAGATCTGAGTGCGATCGGACAGCCCGTGATCATCCCGGGGAGCATGGGGACGTCGTCGTATCTCCTTAAGGGAACGCAGACTGCCATGGAGAAGACGTTCGGGAGCACATGCCACGGGGCAGGAAGGCTCGCGTCGAGATCGAGTGCGAAGAAGAGCCACAGCGGTGCGGATATCAGGCAGGACCTCCTCGACCGGGGGATCTTCGTGAGGGCGACAAGCAACAAGGTGATCGCCGAAGAGGCGCCGGAGGTCTATAAGCCGAGCAGCGAAGTGGTGGATATTGTTCACAGGGCCGGCCTGTCGATGAAGGTGGCAAGGCTCGAACCAATCGGAGTGATTAAAGGATGA
- a CDS encoding DUF2111 domain-containing protein, which translates to MGEYIISADSKAADFKPLAMAINAMIKMPVTARSKNRKGIRVEEGKIVDEEYSGPVLEEVILKNMMMSVTPAEGGFKGVPVIVAPIRNEAGDAIGAFGIVDFTGVFDLATLMEHQSEIIKQVCGTDPCPLPGEAIDAKR; encoded by the coding sequence ATGGGTGAATATATAATCTCGGCCGATTCAAAGGCCGCCGATTTCAAACCTCTTGCGATGGCGATAAATGCAATGATAAAAATGCCTGTAACAGCAAGATCGAAGAACCGGAAAGGGATACGCGTCGAGGAAGGAAAGATTGTCGACGAGGAATACAGCGGCCCGGTTCTCGAAGAGGTTATACTAAAAAACATGATGATGAGCGTGACCCCGGCCGAAGGCGGATTTAAGGGGGTTCCCGTTATCGTCGCACCGATCAGAAACGAAGCAGGGGATGCGATTGGTGCGTTCGGGATTGTGGACTTCACAGGTGTCTTCGATCTCGCCACCCTCATGGAGCACCAGTCAGAGATAATCAAACAGGTATGCGGAACCGACCCGTGCCCGCTTCCGGGGGAAGCAATCGATGCGAAAAGGTAA
- a CDS encoding biotin--[acetyl-CoA-carboxylase] ligase produces MNETSEKILEILERQSGPISGEKISEMTGITRSAVWKNINELKELGYSIESTKSKGYELKESTPKLLPHEIKKYLKTDFIGKDIRYFKNTPSTTWVAKDLCSKKDAENFNGTILIAEEQTGGVGRLGRAWFSPSGGIWTTIILKPTIPIDKLFFVTMSASIAVARTIRRMYDIGALIKWPNDIYIGDKKVSGILLELAAEADQIHYCLLGIGIDANIKPEDLQCSLQTPITSLNIEIGHDIDRAKFLATMLGEFERRYKLVEEGEYKAISREWKSLSLTLEKRVRITTPRRTFEGEAIDLDEYGALIIKKDNGKVERILSGDCTPI; encoded by the coding sequence ATGAATGAGACTTCGGAAAAAATACTTGAGATTCTGGAGAGGCAGAGCGGCCCTATCTCCGGGGAAAAGATTAGCGAGATGACAGGAATTACCAGGTCGGCAGTCTGGAAGAATATCAACGAGCTGAAGGAACTCGGATACTCGATCGAATCAACCAAGTCGAAAGGATACGAATTGAAAGAGTCTACCCCGAAGCTGCTTCCGCACGAGATTAAGAAGTACCTGAAGACGGATTTCATCGGGAAGGATATCAGGTACTTCAAGAACACGCCTTCAACCACATGGGTTGCGAAGGATCTCTGCTCGAAGAAGGATGCGGAGAACTTTAACGGGACCATACTTATAGCCGAGGAGCAGACGGGAGGAGTAGGAAGACTGGGCAGGGCGTGGTTTTCGCCTTCCGGCGGGATATGGACGACGATAATCCTGAAGCCGACGATTCCCATCGATAAATTGTTCTTCGTGACGATGTCCGCGTCGATCGCGGTCGCAAGAACCATCCGGCGGATGTACGATATCGGCGCCCTCATTAAATGGCCGAACGACATCTATATCGGCGACAAGAAAGTGTCGGGGATTCTTCTCGAACTTGCGGCAGAGGCGGACCAGATCCATTACTGCCTTCTCGGGATAGGGATCGATGCGAATATCAAGCCGGAGGACCTCCAGTGCTCGCTCCAGACCCCGATCACTTCGCTGAATATCGAGATCGGGCATGACATCGACAGGGCGAAGTTCCTTGCGACGATGCTCGGCGAGTTCGAGAGGAGGTACAAACTTGTCGAGGAAGGAGAATATAAGGCGATTTCCAGGGAATGGAAGAGCCTTTCGCTGACGCTTGAAAAGAGAGTCCGGATCACGACACCGAGGCGCACTTTCGAGGGCGAGGCGATAGATCTCGACGAATACGGTGCACTGATTATAAAGAAGGACAATGGAAAGGTCGAACGCATTCTCTCCGGGGACTGCACTCCTATTTGA